The Diabrotica virgifera virgifera chromosome 4, PGI_DIABVI_V3a genome segment agacagattcacacccaagaaagttagtagaaaagtcaccaaattcatcttctttttttattgatcatatcagctttcgatgataatccatacatattatattatactaacacatcgctaaagagttctaaaaaactgtttttatataaaagtagactaaaaatctaaaaattaaaagaataatgcagaaaacacaaaaaatcgccgatatacttaattaacctagaAAATGACagaattgaaaaaaatttcataaatgtcattagtgtcaaaatttaataacagtagagtaaacttgcctgcggttggaccaattagaaacaagcattacggcgcggtaaatttgaatcactcctcttggttaaaaaacaaacaatagtgctttaaaacttttaaggcactgcagttaaaagtgaattgtcaaattgtgaaacgtcaaaatatttatatttcattttttaacattaatattaatagtacaacttgcgcaaatTGAAacaggtggtttaaaaggttttttaaactGTAATTTAGACTGTATTAcatattgcatttttaacacgtttgtagaataacaagtttatgtaacggtataatattttcgctaagaatttttagacatttccctcgagtgtagacaaccagttctaccttttacgggtcataggtttcctggtttcagcaattaacaagaatattgtattttataaatttataacgtttgtagaaaaaatattgtatgatatacgtgttaaaaagtacatttttaaggcaatCATGTGAaatgcagaattcgcttcgctcattctgcaaactttcacatgcgtgccttaaaattgtacttttaacacttatatcataaataactattatagatTTGTATCAAAACGTTATTAagcaaatataataaaaatatataaaccaatatatatgtatgtatattttaCCAATCCGTTATGTATTTTCTTTAATATGATCTACACTGTATTTTCCACTGTCTTCATTTGTTTTACAAAGATTATCGTAACTTCTCATATAGTCCCGAGTACTTTCCACTATATCCTTCCTCATTGCAGTCAATTGCTTCAAATAAGATTTAGGAGAAGATAAAGACCACgtacttttcttttttttgtaggtttttggcAAACTTCCATAATCCGAATAATTTGGACCTAAATCATTGTCGAAGTTTAGTGATTCGTATTCTGGTAATATCTCATCAGCATTAACGTTTCTTCCATGGGATATCTGGACCAGAGATAACGTTTTCTCTAACCTTGAACACGCTGCTTCAAAGGGaatttcatatttatttattggTAATTCTGGAAGTATTGGTTCAGATTGAGTAGAGCAGTGATACATAACAGGAAGTATTGTTTGCGATCCCTTTTCTTTAAAgcatgtacaatattttttatcagAATTTGACGACTGATTATCTTTCTTAACTATTTGTTCCCTATTCTCATTTGAAATACTACTTTGTCTCAACTTTTTCTTTTTGACTAagtttttaaaagattttaatcCGCTTACTGATACTTGGAGATCATACGAATGATTTTTTTGCTCTTTTCCAGACAATTTTGATATTATTTCTGTTGCTTCTTCTAAAAATGCAGACATTGCACTTACCATTCTTTGGGCCTCtccattttcatttttcagaatTGTTTTTGGTACTCTAGAAGATACTAAATTAGATGTTGTGGCCTGGTTGTAATTATTATCTGTACTGACTGCACTATCATGTAATATATATGGTTCATGAACTATAACTACGTCATCATATTCAGTTCTGTCACAGTGCAAAATTCTCGGCTTTGCTGTGACGACTTCGAAGTCCTTTAAAGGTATACAATATTCTTCAGCTTGTACTGACGATCTGAATATTTCAGCAGCATGTGTTTTGAGCATTTTAATGGCAGGGACTGCTACTGAATGATTGGGTATCCAAGAGCATTTTGCTTTACTATTATTTATTGCAAAGTTTTGGTTGACATGTTCAACGCAGTCTAGAAATTCATCCTTTAGTTCTCCTATACTTCCGTGATACCACGTTTGAACTTCTTTTGACGACATTTCAAGAGGCGGATGATTACTAAGAAGATCTGGAGTAACCATATAGGAACTTTGAGCTTCAAAATTGTCTAAACTTTCTGAAGATACACTGTGAGTAGCTTTGTTTCCTTGAAGGTAGTTATTTGATATATTTATGTTAACCACATTAGTATATATGGCATCTGTAGATACATCTTTACCTTCTTTTAGATACTTAGTAAACGATACAAGCGTTGAGGGCTTTGGAACTACTACCTGTTTTCTCTGGGAATCTTCTTTGTTAAATTGTGTACCACAACTTCGTGTAATCAACAAACTTTTGACTGCTTCTGACTCTGTCACATCTACCAAATCAGAGCTATCTACACAGGCGTCTCTGTTATTAATTTGTGAAGTCATAGTTGCCACATGTTTTAGCTCTTCTACTACCACTTTTAGATCTGAAGTATTTGTAGATATTTCTTTCATTCTTTTTATGGGTATAAGATCAGTCTGCATATCTTGATTTTTTATTCTATTGGCTCTTAATGCCCTTCGCGTAATATTTCTCAAACGTGCTCTAGCATTTTCTGATATTAATAATTCTTTGGGAAATACCGACAGGTTATAGGTATTTATATCATCAGTATCGGTTGCAACTTCTTTCTTCTTAACTTTATTATACAATCTACTGGTAACTGCAGCTACAACTTGAGATCTGGGAGATGCTTTGGAACTAACACCAAATTTAGATTCAGATCTTTTTGAAAGGTTTTCACTGGACATAGCTCGCAGAGACTGCCTCTTGGATGAAGTTCTTGATAATGAAGAAACCGATTTATGTAAGGACTCTGTTCTGAGACTGCTCCTGCGTGATGTTTGACTTCCTGAACCTACTTCTGAACTTTGATTCGATGTAATTGATTTGGATGAAATAGTGGAATCGTCTGAACCGCACTTGTCGGGATCTATTTTATTTGACGACATGATTAAAGTTACTTGTGAATGCTTCTTAGTAATATTTGCGTTGACATCAATATTAGGAATGAGTTCTTCTTCGTTCGTACAAAGAGGTTTGTCAGCTACATTTAATTTATGACTTAATATCGTTAGAACGTTCGATGGATTGGGCTTTCGGTTTAGGTTATCTTCTGGGTTTTCATTCTGCGTGTCTCTTGTAACATCtttttgaaagtacatttgaTTTACAATCGGCagctaaaaagaaaaaaattaattacactTACTAAACGTATTATACATAACTGTACAACTTCGTAAAAAATATCTGTGAAAATGTAAAACTAACTATAAATAAACACTGTGTTTATTTGAAAAGTGCCCACACTCAATATTTCAAAAATGCGACTTTTTAGGatgaaaagttttaaaatttagttttgcTTTTATTTTGGACAATAGCAGCAAAGACGACGTCATATTAACGTCATGATGACGCCATCCATTTAGTTTTTTAATGGAAACCTTTATTTCTTCTGCCAAAATTAAATAGATAATGAAACCTATGAACGGCAATATGTATCACTATTGCCTTTGTTCAATCGGTAATAATTATTAAACCCTTAATTTGTAGcgtcagaaaatttaacatgtgaATTTCCCCAAAAGAGATAAAATGCATAAtagttataacagcaaatccaataagatgtaaattagagctagaGGGTCacataatagaacaagtgatggagtttaaatatctaggtagtAAATTATCTAGCTACTGAAAGCGCGAAACAGAAGTGAaaaatcaagtgaatagagcaaacagagccgcagattGATTGAATGACACATTATGGAGAAATAGAAATACCGGAAAAggaatgaaaggcagaatttaaaaaacagtcatcagaccaataatgaaatacgcgacagaaacacgacctgacacataGAGGACAAAAAATTGCTATAAACAGCGGTGATGAaaacagagctagaagtacagatatacgacggagatatAATATGTAGAACATTAACAACTGTgtagaaacagaagaatagaatggaatgaccgcataagtcgaatgacaacaaataggtaAGAATGGCAAGAAACGGTTCCCTAATAGGAAGACGaccagtgggaagaccacgaaaacgatggaacgacaacttacagggggcacattgaaaaatatacagtcatgtctatacaaaaagaagaagaagaagaagaagaagaagacattactCTTAACGTACCATTTACCTAaatattattttacatatttaattGTAATATACAGAGAGGTGGATAAATTATGGAATAAactcattttctctaaaatgggcgattttcgagaaaaatctcgaaacaggtagatttttacttttaaattaaaattttttggtatatatttcatactagtgactagtgacgtcatccatttgagcgtgatgacgtaatcgatgattttttaaatggaaatagaggtcgtgtggtagctcatttgaaagggtgttagttctctattcagcaatataaacattaacat includes the following:
- the LOC114330371 gene encoding uncharacterized protein LOC114330371, with protein sequence MTRLKVAVRVRPMSQRETEIECVPVISVLNEESLEIINIKVPEQNVGDSRERVKRFTFDYCFHEHSQQNYIFDKVEEVISKSLQQGNHACVLAYGQSSTGKTHTMMGVPEDPGLIPNFCNRVFGYLQETAIGEEIANMKVTISYLEIYNEKVRDLLNPSNESRNRSLKIREHPKKGPYVQGLSEHPVNTTSDLLYWLQEGNKRRKIAATHSNPQSSRSHSVFVVNCDGVKLNLIDLAGSERAASRCFNLSRFKEGSNINRSIVALGNVISALADQTYKQARGIRRRFVPFRDSILTWLLKDILGGNSNTVMVATVSPSSACYNETVNTLRFGQRAKNIIFRPVVNEDPKEKTIRELRAEIFRLKELLKNVQLPIVNQMYFQKDVTRDTQNENPEDNLNRKPNPSNVLTILSHKLNVADKPLCTNEEELIPNIDVNANITKKHSQVTLIMSSNKIDPDKCGSDDSTISSKSITSNQSSEVGSGSQTSRRSSLRTESLHKSVSSLSRTSSKRQSLRAMSSENLSKRSESKFGVSSKASPRSQVVAAVTSRLYNKVKKKEVATDTDDINTYNLSVFPKELLISENARARLRNITRRALRANRIKNQDMQTDLIPIKRMKEISTNTSDLKVVVEELKHVATMTSQINNRDACVDSSDLVDVTESEAVKSLLITRSCGTQFNKEDSQRKQVVVPKPSTLVSFTKYLKEGKDVSTDAIYTNVVNINISNNYLQGNKATHSVSSESLDNFEAQSSYMVTPDLLSNHPPLEMSSKEVQTWYHGSIGELKDEFLDCVEHVNQNFAINNSKAKCSWIPNHSVAVPAIKMLKTHAAEIFRSSVQAEEYCIPLKDFEVVTAKPRILHCDRTEYDDVVIVHEPYILHDSAVSTDNNYNQATTSNLVSSRVPKTILKNENGEAQRMVSAMSAFLEEATEIISKLSGKEQKNHSYDLQVSVSGLKSFKNLVKKKKLRQSSISNENREQIVKKDNQSSNSDKKYCTCFKEKGSQTILPVMYHCSTQSEPILPELPINKYEIPFEAACSRLEKTLSLVQISHGRNVNADEILPEYESLNFDNDLGPNYSDYGSLPKTYKKKKSTWSLSSPKSYLKQLTAMRKDIVESTRDYMRSYDNLCKTNEDSGKYSVDHIKENT